In Rattus norvegicus strain BN/NHsdMcwi chromosome 3, GRCr8, whole genome shotgun sequence, a genomic segment contains:
- the Or5w13 gene encoding olfactory receptor Olr583, protein MDNRNCTSVPEFLLLGITNKPEMKVALFTVFLIVYLTILLTNVGMITLITMDPQLHTPMYFFLSHLSFSDLCYSTAVGPKMLLDLLEDNNPISFVGCFLQLLIVSIFIDVECMLLAVMAFDRYKAISNPLMYTVDMSSRVCYQFLTGIYLLGTIDSFIHTSLAFSLCFCHSTQINHFFCDLPPVLLLSCSDTHVNELVLFTLFGFIELSTISGVLVSYCYIISSVLKISSTGEWFKAFSTCASHLTAVGIFQGTMLFMYFRPSSAYSLDQDKMTSVFYLLIIPMINPLIYSLRNKDVKEALVRLRSKRWL, encoded by the coding sequence ATGGACAATAGAAACTGCACATCTGTACCTGAATTTCTTCTGTTGGGAATTACCAACAAGCCTGAGATGAAAGTCGCTTTGTTCACAGTGTTTCTGATAGTTTATCTCACTATTCTTCTGACAAATGTAGGAATGATCACACTGATCACAATGGATCCCCAGCTTCACACACCAATGTACTTCTTTCTCAGCCACCTCTCATTCTCTGACCTCTGTTATTCAACTGCTGTTGGACCCAAGATGCTGTTAGATCTTCTTGAAGATAATAATCCAATTTCTTTTGTGGGCTGTTTTCTTCAACTcctgattgtttctatttttatagaTGTTGAATGCATGCTGCTGGCGGTGATGGCCTTTGATAGGTACAAGGCCATCAGCAACCCCCTGATGTATACTGTGGACATGTCTAGTAGAGTATGTTACCAGTTCTTAACTGGAATATATCTGTTGGGAACTATAGATAGTTTCATACATACCTCATTGGCATTCAGCTTGTGTTTCTGCCACTCTACTCAGATTAATCATTTCTTTTGTGATTTGCCTCCAGTCTTACTTCTTTCATGTTCTGATACGCATGTCAATGAACTGGTATTATTTACTCTTTTTGGTTTCATTGAACTAAGCACAATTTCAGGGGTTCTTGTATCCTACTGTTACATTATCTCATCTGTCTTAAAGATCAGTTCTACTGGTGAGTGGTTCAAAGCTTTCTCCACCTGTGCATCCCACCTGACTGCAGTAGGGATTTTCCAGGGGACCATGCTCTTCATGTACTTCAGACCAAGTTCTGCATACTCTCTAGACCAAGATAAAATGACATCAGTTTTTTACCTCCTCATTATCCCCATGATAAACCCCCTGATTTACAGCCTAAGGAACAAGGATGTAAAAGAAGCCCTGGTCAGGCTCAGAAGTAAAAGGTGGCTTTAA